AAATAAACGGAAAAATTGTACCGTTAGAATATAAATTGGTTAATGGTGATATCGTTGAGATTATTACAACTAAGCAAAATAATGGACCTAGTCGAGATTGGCTAAATATTGTTGCTTCACCTGATACCAGAAATAAAATTAGATCATGGTTTAAAAAGGCAAAGCGTGAAGAAAATGTGGCTAGAGGGCGTGAACTAATTGAAAAAGAAAGTAAACGCTTGGGTTATGATTATAAAGATTTGCTGAAAGGTGAAAGATTAGCAGAAGTAGCGAAGAAGCTAAATGTATTAAATGAAGAAGATTTATTGGCAGCATTAGGTTATGGTGGAGTAACTATTAATGGTGTGATGGCAAAGCTGATTGAAGTTCATAAAAAAGAAGTCAGAAGTAATACGCCACAAGATATTTCGCAAATGTTGGAAGGGCTTAAGCCTAAAAATACTAAACCGCGCAAAAGTCATGGGGTGTTGGTAGAAGGAGAGGCTGGACTATTAGTTAGACTAGCCAGATGTTGTAATCCAATACCGGGTGATATTATAACTGGTTATATTACTAGAGGCAGAGGTATTTCAGTACATTGCTCAGATTGTCCTAATGTGCTAAACTCCAACGATGAATATGAAAGAATGATTGAAGTAAGCTGGGATATTAATATTGATACTAAATATAAAGTAGCAATTGAAATTATTTGCTCTGATAAGGCTGGAGTTTTAAATGAATTAATGATGGTGCCATCAGAAAGCAAAGTCAATATTAGTTCGATTAATGCAAGAACTCATAAAAATAAAACGGCCACTGTTAATTTTAGTTTAGAAGTTTCTAATGCTCAACAGGTCGAACGGATTATGACAAAATTACGGCGAGTAAAAGATGTATACAGTGTTTATCGTGCTATTGCGTCTAATTAACAGATTTCTGGAGGAAATATATGATAATAAAAGTAATACAAGTTGGTGAGTTAGGGGTTAATTGTTATATTGCCTCTTGTCCGGAAACTAAAGAGTGTCTGGTGATTGATCCTGGTGCTGAGGTTGAAATGATTTTCAAATATATTGAAAGTGAAGCTTTAATAGTGAAAGCAATAATTAATACTCATGGTCATGCGGATCATATTGGTGCTAATGCAGAGCTGAAAAAATTAACCAATGCTCCAATATTGATTAGTTCTTTTGATCAGGAAATGTTGCTTGAACCTAAATTAAACTTGTCAGTTTATATTGAGAAACCTATTATCTCGGCTGGTGCTGATACATTATTAAATGATGGTGATATTATCAGTTTTGGTAAAGAAAAACTAACAGTACTTCATACTCCTGGGCATACTAGAGGTGGTATTTGTTTGTTGGGGACCGAGGTAGTTTTTACAGGCGATACATTATTTAATCAGTCGATTGGTCGAACGGACTTTCCGGGTGGTTCCATGACTGATATAATAAGTTCAATTAAGACTAAGTTAATGTGCTTAAATGATGATGTTAAAGTTTTACCAGGTCATGGTCCAGCTAGTTTGATTGGCTTAGAACGGCAAAAAAATCCGTTTTTAAATTAATAATAAGGTTGTGTTAGTATGCTTATAAATATGGATGAATTAAAGCAAAGACTGCAAGAACGACAAT
This portion of the Negativicutes bacterium genome encodes:
- a CDS encoding MBL fold metallo-hydrolase, whose protein sequence is MIIKVIQVGELGVNCYIASCPETKECLVIDPGAEVEMIFKYIESEALIVKAIINTHGHADHIGANAELKKLTNAPILISSFDQEMLLEPKLNLSVYIEKPIISAGADTLLNDGDIISFGKEKLTVLHTPGHTRGGICLLGTEVVFTGDTLFNQSIGRTDFPGGSMTDIISSIKTKLMCLNDDVKVLPGHGPASLIGLERQKNPFLN